Sequence from the Lysobacter solisilvae genome:
CCGTGGTCATCATCAGGTCGGCGATCCGCGTGTCGGCGCCGTTGCGGGCCAGGTAGTCGCGCACCTGCAGGCTGACCTCGCGCAGCTCGGCGTTGAGCTCGGCGCGGGTGTTGGCGGTGGAGCGGTCGCGGAACAGCCGGTGGATGCCGACCTTGCCCGCGATCGAGCGGGTATCGCCGCCGGCCAGGACCAGCACGCAGGAGCTGTGGCACTGCGAGCCCTCGCGCACCCAGATCGCCCAGCGGGCATCGCCCATGCTGTCGCCGGCGCGGATCGCCTCCTCGACGTGGCCGCCGGTGGAATCGATGTCGAGCACGCGCACCGGGATCTCCATCCGGTCGGCGATCGCCGCCACGCGCTGGACGAGCGCCGTGAAGCCGGCGCCGATCTTGCCCTGGTAGCGCACGCGCACCACGCCCGTGGGCTGGCAGGGCGTGAGCGCGTCGACGACGCTGAAGAACTCCAGCGACTCCAGCCGCTCGCCGTCGCCGTGCGCGACGTAGTCGTACTCGCAGCTGATCCAGGCCTGGCCGATGTCCAGCGCCGCGGGCGGCCAGTAGGTGCTGCGGCGGTAGTCGGCCGTCTGCATCGGCTGCGACAGGGGTGAAGCGGCCGTGGCCGCGACGGCCACGGGCGCGGCGTCGCTGGCGTCGTCGCCGAGCGTCACCGGAGCGGGCGCCACCGGCACGGCGGCTTCCCGCTGGCAGGCCAGCAGGCCCAGGCTAAGCGCTGCCGTCGACAGCGCCACGAAAATACGGCGATTGCGCATCACACTTTCCATTGATTCCCGACGCATCGCGATGGCAACGCGCCCCCTGTCAGTACTAACGCGGCCACGCCCCGTGGGCAAGCCACATAAATGCGATCGTTGCCTTCCTTTTAATCATTAACGGGGAACGGCCCGACGGCCTTCAGCATGAACAGGGGGCCTCGCGACGGGCGGCACCGCGCGAGCGCCCAAGGGCGCAGGTGTGTGCGCGGCTTTGCCGGCGTCGCCACGAACCGCGACAATGGCCGGTCCGGCCCGCCGGCGCCCCTGCGGCACCCGGGCCGCCGCCACCGCAAGCCCCCCAGTCAGCGAGACCCCCATGTCTGCCAACGTGTCCCCGAGCGCTTCCAAGATCCTCTACACCCTGACCGATGAAGCGCCGTACCTGGCCACCGGCTCGCTGCTGCCCATCGTCGCGGCGTTCACCGCCACCGCCGGCGTCCGCGTGGAGACGCGCGACATCTCGCTGGCCGGGCGGATCCTCTCGCAGTTCCCGGAGTTCCTGCGCGAGGACCAGAAGGTGGCCGACGACCTGGCCGAACTGGGCCAGCTGGCGACGACGCCGGAAGCCAACATCATCAAGCTGCCCAACGTCAGCGCCTCGCTGCCGCAGCTGATGGCCGCGATCAAGGAGCTGCAGGAAGAGGGCTACGCGCTCCCCGACTATCCCGCCGAACCGCGTGGCGAACAGGACAACGAGATCAAGCTGCGCTACGACCGGATCAAGGGCAGCGCGGTCAATCCTGTGCTGCGCGAAGGCAATTCCGACCGTCGTGCGCCGGCCTCGGTGAAGGCCTACGCACGCAAGCACCCGCACCGGATGGGCGCATGGCGCAGTGATTCGAAGTCGCACGTCGCGCACATGGCCGGTGGCGACTTCTACGGCAGCGAGCAGTCGGCGGTGATCGCGCAGCCGACCACGCTGAAGATCCGCTTCACCGGCAGCGACGGCCGCAGCAGCATGCTCAAGACCGGCCTCAAGGTGAAGGCGGGCGAGGTCATCGATTCGGCGGTGATGAGCACCCGCGCGCTCGCCGGCTTCATCGACGCGCAGATCGACGACGCCAAGGCGCAGGGCGTGCTGTTCTCCCTGCACCTCAAGGCGACGATGATGAAGGTCTCCGACCCGATCATGTTCGGCGTCGTGGTCAACCGCTTCTACGCACCGGTGCTGGAACGGCATGCCGCCGCGCTGGAGCAGGCCGGCTTCGACGCCAACAACGGCATCGGCGACCTGTACGCGCGCCTGCCCACGCTGCCGGCCGACACCCGCCAGCAGATCGAGGCCGACATCGCGCAGCTGTATGCGCAGCGCCCCGGCCTGGCGATGGTCAATTCCGACAAGGGCATCACCAACCTGCACGTGCCCAGCGACGTCATCGTCGATGCGTCGATGCCGGCGATGCTGCGCGACAGCGGCTGCATGTGGAACGCGCAAGGCAAGCTGCAGGACACCAAGGCGGTGATCCCGGACCGCTGCTACGCCGGCATCTACGAGGCGGTCATCGAGGACTGCAAGGCCAACGGCGCCTTCGACCCGGCCACCATGGGGTCGGTCCCCAACGTCGGCCTGATGGCGCAGAAGGCCGAGGAGTACGGCTCCCACGACAAGACCTTCCAGATCGCGGCCGACGGCGTGGTCAGCGTGCTGGACGAGGCCGACAACGTCCTGCTGGAGCATCCGGTCGCCGCCGGCGACATCTGGCGCATGTGCCAGACCAAGGACGCGCCGATCCAGGACTGGGTGAAGCTCGCGGTCAACCGCGCGCGCCTGTCGAAGACGCCGGCGGTGTTCTGGCTCGACAGCGCGCGTGCGCACGACCGCAACATCATCGCCAAGGTCGAGCGCTACCTGCGCGACCACGACACCACCGGCCTGACCCTGCGCATCCTGTCCCCGGTGGAAGCGATGAAGTTCTCGCTGCAGCGCATCCGCGCGGGCCAGGACACGATCTCGTGCACGGGCAACGTGCTGCGCGACTATCTCACCGACCTGTTCCCGATCATGGAGCTGGGCACCAGCGCCAAGATGCTGTCGATCGTGCCGCTGATGGCCGGTGGCGGGCTGTTCGAGACCGGCGCGGGCGGCTCGGCGCCCAAGCACGTGCAGCAGTTCGTGGAAGAGAACTACCTGCGCTGGGATTCGCTGGGCGAATTCCTCGCCCTCGCCGCCTCGCTGGAGCACCTGGCCAACCACACCGGCAACCCGCGCGCGCAGGTGCTGGCCGACGCGCTGGACGCGGCGAATGCGAAATTCCTGGACAACGACAAGTCGCCCTCGCGCAAGGTCGGCGGGATCGACAACCGTGGCAGCCACTTCTACCTGGCCATGTACTGGGCGCAGGCCCTCGCCGAGCAGGATGCGGATGCGGAGCTGAAGGCCAAGTTCGCGCCGCTGGCGCAGGCGCTGACGGCGAACGAGAAGAAGATCGTCGACGA
This genomic interval carries:
- a CDS encoding COG3904 family protein; this translates as MRNRRIFVALSTAALSLGLLACQREAAVPVAPAPVTLGDDASDAAPVAVAATAASPLSQPMQTADYRRSTYWPPAALDIGQAWISCEYDYVAHGDGERLESLEFFSVVDALTPCQPTGVVRVRYQGKIGAGFTALVQRVAAIADRMEIPVRVLDIDSTGGHVEEAIRAGDSMGDARWAIWVREGSQCHSSCVLVLAGGDTRSIAGKVGIHRLFRDRSTANTRAELNAELREVSLQVRDYLARNGADTRIADLMMTTANRSLRLLTEAELREYGLEGRNAVQDDLDRIRVTRRCGEDFARRRDAWIRAFEGQCLQPGKAYEALDECGRGLEPHFGFPDAQCPDDSPSADQRRLPAVAAFGIAAPVRPPLSGKDALSVTPP
- a CDS encoding NADP-dependent isocitrate dehydrogenase — translated: MSANVSPSASKILYTLTDEAPYLATGSLLPIVAAFTATAGVRVETRDISLAGRILSQFPEFLREDQKVADDLAELGQLATTPEANIIKLPNVSASLPQLMAAIKELQEEGYALPDYPAEPRGEQDNEIKLRYDRIKGSAVNPVLREGNSDRRAPASVKAYARKHPHRMGAWRSDSKSHVAHMAGGDFYGSEQSAVIAQPTTLKIRFTGSDGRSSMLKTGLKVKAGEVIDSAVMSTRALAGFIDAQIDDAKAQGVLFSLHLKATMMKVSDPIMFGVVVNRFYAPVLERHAAALEQAGFDANNGIGDLYARLPTLPADTRQQIEADIAQLYAQRPGLAMVNSDKGITNLHVPSDVIVDASMPAMLRDSGCMWNAQGKLQDTKAVIPDRCYAGIYEAVIEDCKANGAFDPATMGSVPNVGLMAQKAEEYGSHDKTFQIAADGVVSVLDEADNVLLEHPVAAGDIWRMCQTKDAPIQDWVKLAVNRARLSKTPAVFWLDSARAHDRNIIAKVERYLRDHDTTGLTLRILSPVEAMKFSLQRIRAGQDTISCTGNVLRDYLTDLFPIMELGTSAKMLSIVPLMAGGGLFETGAGGSAPKHVQQFVEENYLRWDSLGEFLALAASLEHLANHTGNPRAQVLADALDAANAKFLDNDKSPSRKVGGIDNRGSHFYLAMYWAQALAEQDADAELKAKFAPLAQALTANEKKIVDELIAVQGKPVDIGGYYKPDMDKLSPAMRPSATLNAALAAL